In a genomic window of Paramicrobacterium chengjingii:
- a CDS encoding helix-turn-helix domain-containing protein: MPITQIGGALVADDETLERAAEVTAEVASHGIAGVSINTVTGETLELDLHLSDFLLNVMAGLSNGSVSITGLPEEVTTTTAAEMLGISRPTLMKRIAANEIPGHKVGSHTRLRTEDVLRLREAEDAKRTQAFNKLRRIDEEFGALG, encoded by the coding sequence ATGCCGATCACACAGATCGGCGGCGCGCTCGTTGCTGACGATGAGACCCTAGAGCGTGCCGCTGAAGTCACCGCTGAAGTTGCTTCGCACGGGATTGCAGGCGTGAGCATTAATACTGTTACGGGCGAAACTCTCGAGCTTGATCTGCACCTGAGCGATTTTCTTCTCAACGTGATGGCTGGCCTCAGCAACGGGTCTGTGAGCATCACCGGTCTGCCTGAAGAGGTGACGACAACTACCGCCGCAGAGATGCTTGGGATTTCTCGGCCGACACTAATGAAACGCATCGCAGCAAACGAGATCCCCGGGCACAAAGTTGGGTCCCACACCAGATTGCGCACCGAGGATGTCCTTAGGCTGCGCGAGGCTGAGGATGCCAAGCGTACGCAGGCGTTCAACAAATTGCGTCGCATCGACGAAGAGTTCGGCGCACTCGGATAA